From Amycolatopsis sp. cg9, one genomic window encodes:
- a CDS encoding sensor histidine kinase has translation MTTPVSLALAIGALVAGAVVGYLVARARTRREEARPPGPTVAELLERLVRSSHNGVVVLNRFGDMVLHNPRAYELGLVKVNQADPRARVAAEQVAETDEPVEIDLSPLEARGRQPEAVLGQVRPLGDGFTVVEAVDHSEAIRLEAVRRDFVANVSHELKTPVGAIALLTEAVLDAAEDVEEVRRFGGKILRESTRLGQLVTELIALSRLQGAERLPDLNVVEVDAVVREALGRTTLSAESADIRITTDTPSGLLIEGDRTLLVTALSNLLENAVAYSPAGSPVSISRRLADGMVEIAVTDRGIGIAEEEQQRVFERFYRADKARSRATGGTGLGLAIVKHVAANHGGSVGLWSRPGTGSTFTLRIPAHVRPEPAPEPAKGSKTSPAPRQEKTPERTPRLVVTGQDSPDHGGNL, from the coding sequence GTGACCACGCCTGTTTCACTCGCACTGGCCATCGGAGCCCTGGTGGCCGGTGCGGTGGTCGGTTACCTCGTCGCGCGGGCGCGAACCCGCCGCGAAGAGGCCCGGCCGCCGGGCCCGACCGTAGCCGAGCTCCTCGAACGGCTGGTCCGGTCGTCCCACAACGGCGTCGTCGTGCTCAACCGGTTCGGCGACATGGTGCTGCACAACCCGCGCGCGTACGAGCTGGGCCTGGTGAAGGTCAACCAGGCCGACCCGCGGGCCCGCGTGGCCGCTGAGCAGGTCGCCGAGACCGACGAGCCGGTGGAGATCGACCTTTCGCCGCTGGAAGCGCGCGGCCGCCAGCCGGAAGCGGTGCTCGGCCAGGTCCGGCCGCTCGGCGACGGCTTCACGGTCGTCGAGGCCGTCGACCACTCCGAGGCCATCCGCCTGGAGGCCGTGCGCCGCGACTTCGTCGCCAACGTCAGCCACGAGCTCAAGACCCCGGTCGGCGCGATCGCGCTGCTCACCGAGGCCGTGCTCGACGCCGCCGAGGACGTCGAAGAGGTCCGCCGCTTCGGCGGCAAGATCCTCCGCGAGTCCACCCGGCTCGGCCAGCTCGTCACCGAGCTGATCGCGCTGTCGCGGCTGCAGGGCGCCGAACGGCTGCCCGACCTCAACGTCGTCGAGGTCGACGCGGTCGTCCGCGAGGCGCTCGGCCGCACCACGCTCTCGGCCGAGTCGGCCGACATCCGGATCACCACCGACACCCCCAGCGGCCTGCTCATCGAGGGCGACCGGACGCTGCTGGTCACCGCGCTGTCGAACCTGCTGGAGAACGCGGTCGCGTACTCGCCGGCCGGCAGCCCGGTGTCGATCTCCCGGCGGCTGGCCGACGGGATGGTCGAGATCGCCGTCACCGACCGCGGCATCGGCATCGCCGAAGAGGAGCAGCAGCGGGTCTTCGAGCGGTTCTACCGCGCCGACAAGGCCCGCTCGCGCGCCACCGGCGGCACCGGGCTGGGCCTGGCGATCGTCAAGCACGTCGCGGCCAACCACGGCGGCTCGGTCGGGCTGTGGAGCCGGCCGGGCACCGGCTCGACGTTCACCCTGCGCATCCCCGCGCACGTCCGCCCCGAACCGGCCCCGGAGCCGGCCAAGGGCTCGAAGACCTCGCCGGCACCGCGGCAGGAGAAGACCCCCGAGCGCACCCCGAGGCTCGTGGTTACCGGGCAGGACAGCCCAGATCATGGAGGAAACCTGTGA
- a CDS encoding response regulator transcription factor, giving the protein MTRVLIVEDEESFADPLAFLLRKEGFTAAVAGTGQAALEEFDRNGADIVLLDLMLPGMSGTDVCKQLRQRSAVPVIMVTARDSEIDKVVGLELGADDYVTKPYSARELIARVRAVLRRGGEPGSDGELAPLVLSAGPVRMDVERHVVTVDGAEVSLPLKEFDLLEYLLRNVGRVLTRGQLIDRVWGADYVGDTKTLDVHVKRLRSKIEPDPGSPRHLVTVRGLGYKFET; this is encoded by the coding sequence GTGACCAGGGTTCTCATCGTCGAGGACGAGGAGTCGTTCGCCGACCCCCTCGCCTTCCTGCTGCGCAAGGAAGGGTTCACCGCGGCCGTCGCCGGCACCGGCCAGGCCGCGCTGGAGGAGTTCGACCGCAACGGCGCCGACATCGTGCTGCTCGACCTGATGCTGCCCGGGATGAGCGGCACCGACGTCTGCAAGCAGCTGCGCCAGCGCTCGGCCGTGCCGGTGATCATGGTGACCGCGCGCGACAGCGAGATCGACAAGGTCGTCGGCCTGGAACTGGGCGCGGACGACTACGTCACCAAGCCGTACTCGGCGCGCGAGCTGATCGCGCGGGTGCGGGCGGTGCTGCGCCGCGGCGGCGAGCCGGGCTCGGACGGCGAGCTGGCCCCGCTGGTGCTCTCGGCCGGCCCGGTCCGGATGGACGTCGAGCGGCACGTGGTGACGGTCGACGGCGCCGAGGTTTCGCTCCCGCTCAAGGAGTTCGACCTGCTGGAGTACCTGCTGCGCAACGTCGGCCGGGTGCTGACCCGCGGGCAGCTGATCGACCGGGTGTGGGGCGCGGACTACGTCGGCGACACGAAGACGCTCGACGTCCACGTGAAGCGGCTGCGGTCGAAGATCGAACCGGACCCGGGTTCGCCGCGGCACCTGGTGACGGTTCGCGGTCTGGGCTACAAGTTCGAGACGTAA
- a CDS encoding Ppx/GppA phosphatase family protein, which yields MRLGVLDVGSNTVHLLVVDAHRGAHPTPMHSEKSVLRLAEQITPGGELTKAGADELVTAVESAKDAAARLGCEELMAFATSAVREAKNSAKVLARVADKTGVELQVLSGVDEARHTFLAVRRWYGWSAGQLLVLDIGGGSLEVAMGRDEEPVLAESLPLGAGRTTRTRFKHDPPTRSELVATSAWLDDQLTELARKVTKWGEPDRVVATSKTFRSLARLTGAAPSAAGPRVRRTLTDTALRQLLAFISRMSSADLAHLEGVSSSRSHQLVAGALVAQAAMRALGVPELEICPWALREGVILRRLDHSNGADETGAALAGRLTAQEDR from the coding sequence GTGCGCCTAGGGGTACTCGACGTCGGTTCCAACACCGTCCACCTGCTCGTGGTCGACGCCCACCGTGGCGCCCACCCGACGCCGATGCATTCCGAGAAGTCCGTGCTGCGGCTGGCCGAGCAGATCACCCCCGGCGGGGAGCTCACCAAGGCCGGGGCCGACGAGCTGGTGACCGCCGTCGAATCCGCCAAGGACGCCGCCGCGCGGCTGGGCTGCGAAGAGCTGATGGCCTTCGCCACTTCCGCGGTCCGCGAAGCGAAGAACTCCGCCAAGGTGCTGGCCCGCGTGGCCGACAAGACCGGCGTCGAGCTGCAGGTCCTCTCCGGGGTCGACGAGGCCCGGCACACGTTCCTCGCCGTCCGCCGGTGGTACGGCTGGTCCGCCGGGCAGTTGCTCGTGCTCGACATCGGCGGCGGCTCGCTGGAGGTCGCGATGGGCCGCGACGAGGAACCCGTGCTGGCCGAATCGCTGCCGCTGGGGGCCGGGCGCACCACGCGCACCCGCTTCAAGCACGACCCGCCGACGCGCTCCGAGCTCGTCGCGACGTCGGCGTGGCTGGACGACCAGCTCACCGAGCTCGCGCGGAAGGTCACCAAATGGGGTGAACCGGACCGCGTCGTGGCGACGTCGAAGACCTTCCGGTCACTCGCCCGGCTGACCGGCGCGGCCCCCTCGGCGGCGGGCCCCCGCGTGCGACGTACGCTCACGGACACCGCGTTGCGCCAGCTCCTGGCCTTCATTTCGCGGATGTCCTCGGCCGATCTGGCCCACCTCGAGGGCGTCAGCTCGAGCCGATCGCACCAGCTGGTGGCGGGCGCGCTCGTCGCGCAGGCCGCGATGCGGGCGCTCGGTGTGCCGGAACTCGAGATTTGCCCGTGGGCTCTGCGAGAGGGTGTGATCCTGCGGCGGCTGGACCATTCCAACGGCGCGGATGAGACTGGAGCCGCCCTCGCGGGGCGCTTGACCGCACAGGAGGACCGGTGA
- a CDS encoding sugar phosphate isomerase/epimerase family protein: protein MARVTDEKPVPVGLSTASVWPLKAGAAFELAAELGYDGVEVMVWADPVSQDVSALRRWSRRTGVPVLSIHSPSLLITQRIWSPDPVVRLRMSVDAALELGARTVVVHPPFRWQRRYGDAFGDLVDELEESSGVEIAVENMFKVRPPGGSRTSRVSAFRPSIDPTDVGFRHYTLDLSHTAAAGMDALALAQRMGEGLTHVHLADGTGVPKDEHLVPGRGGQPCAELLEKLVSSGFAGQIVLEINTRHAVTAAQRVRDLAEALLFARFHLGQ from the coding sequence ATGGCGCGCGTGACAGACGAGAAGCCGGTGCCGGTCGGCCTGAGCACGGCGTCGGTGTGGCCGCTCAAAGCCGGCGCGGCCTTCGAGCTGGCCGCCGAGCTCGGCTACGACGGCGTCGAGGTGATGGTCTGGGCCGACCCGGTCAGCCAGGACGTCTCGGCGCTGCGGCGCTGGTCGCGCCGCACCGGGGTGCCCGTGCTGTCGATCCACTCGCCGTCGCTGCTGATCACGCAGCGGATCTGGTCGCCGGACCCGGTAGTCCGGCTGCGGATGTCGGTCGACGCCGCGCTCGAACTCGGGGCCCGCACGGTGGTGGTGCACCCGCCGTTCCGCTGGCAACGCCGCTACGGCGACGCGTTCGGTGATCTCGTCGACGAGCTGGAAGAGTCGAGCGGCGTCGAAATCGCCGTGGAAAACATGTTCAAGGTGCGTCCGCCCGGCGGTTCGCGCACTTCCCGCGTGTCGGCATTCCGGCCGTCGATCGATCCCACGGACGTCGGGTTCCGGCACTACACGCTCGACCTGTCCCACACAGCGGCAGCCGGAATGGACGCGCTCGCGCTCGCGCAGCGGATGGGTGAGGGGCTCACGCACGTCCACTTGGCGGACGGCACCGGCGTCCCGAAGGACGAACACCTGGTACCCGGACGGGGTGGCCAGCCTTGCGCCGAACTCCTCGAGAAGCTGGTCAGCAGCGGTTTCGCCGGCCAGATCGTGCTGGAGATCAACACGCGGCACGCGGTCACCGCGGCCCAGCGGGTGCGCGATCTGGCGGAGGCGCTTTTGTTCGCGCGTTTCCACCTCGGGCAATGA